The Kineothrix sp. IPX-CK genomic interval GCTAAGTTCTTCCAACGCTTTTTTTCCCGCAATTACCTGCTTTAACGAACTTACGTCGGCACCAAGCCTGCCGGAATAATATTCATAGCTATTCTTTTTTACAGTATAAACGATATCGTGGAAAGCCTTTTCCCTCTCCTGTTTCGTCTCCAGCTCCTCCAGCTTGGTATTAAAAAGCGCAGCCACCTCACGCTGGTCCTCTTCATCCGTAAAAAGGCTGATGATATAAGCCGGATTCAGCTTCCCCTGCTCCAGGCCCTCGAACAGCTTGTCCGCTACTTTCCGGTACAGCTCCTCCGTAAAATCCTCGGGAGATATATATTTTACAATTTTCGCAAATACCTCCGGTTCCTCCGCAATCCATGTGATAAGAAGCCTCTGTGACTTCTTCCGGTTCTCTTCCGGCGTATTCTTCTTCTCTACGATTCCGGACTTGGGGCGAACAATCGGACTTACCAGCCCTGTCTGCGCCGCATAGGAGGTTACCAGCTTCCTGAGATTATCAAAACCTATGTTATATTTATCCGCCACCGCTTCTATGTAATTCTCCCGTTCCACCTCCTCAGGAAACCCGCACAGCTTCTTTGCGATCTCCCTATGGAATTTGGTCTTGGATTCCGGGTCCTTTAGGTTATATTCCTTTTCCATGATGCGAAGCTCGAAGAAAAAACTGTTCTCCGCCTCTTCCATCCTCTGCCGAAACGCTTCCGTTCCCAGATTCTTAATGAATTCATCCGGGTCCTTATAGGGTTCCAGATTGAGTACCTTACCGCTCAAGTCCACTTCCTTCAATATGGAGATAGCCCGAAGCGCTGCATTCACTCCTGCTCCGTCGTTGTCATAGGCGAGCAGAACTTCCTCCGTATAACGGCGCAGAAGATTCGCCTGCCCTGCAGTAAACGCTGTTCCAAGGGAGGCTACCGCCTGTGTAAATCCGGCTTGGTGCATGGCGATAACATCCATATAGCCTTCGCAAAGAATAATGTTGCTCTGTCTGGAGGTTCTCGCGAAATTCAGACCGTACAAATTGCGGCTTTTATCAAAAATCATCGTCTCCGGCGAGTTTAGGTATTTCGGCTTGGCATCGCCCATCACGCGTCCGCCGAAGCCTATTACTCTATGATTGATGTCCTGAATGGGGAACATGACTCTGTTCCAGAACTTGTCGTGAACTCCATATTTCTCATCGAAACTCGCAAGTCCCGCTTCTTGTATCAGCTCGTCCTGGTAACCCTTGGTGCGCAGGTATTGTACCAAGTCGTTGCTGGATACATTGGAGAAACCCAGTCCGAACTTTTTCATCATCTCGTCGCTAAGCTGCCTGTCCGCCAAATAGCGGTAACCTATGCTGCCCCTTTGGGACCGGAGCTGATAATAAAAGTATTTCGCCGCCTCTTTATTCACTTCTAACAGCTTATTTCTTTTGCCTTCCTTTTTCTTTACCTCTTCCGAATATTCTATCTCGGGCAGATCCACCTTCACTCTGTCCGCCAGCATCTTAACCGCCTCAGGAAAAGTAAAGTTCTCATATTCCATAATAAAAGTAAATACATTTCCGCCCGCTCCGCAACCGAAGCAATAATACATCTGCTTGCTTCCCGAAACGGAAAAGGAGGGGGATTTTTCATTATGAAAGGGACAAAGACCGAAATGGCTGCTCCCTTTTTTCTGCAAACGCACATAACCGGAAATCACATCTACTATATCGTTTTTCAACCGTACTTCTTCAACTAACTCATCAGGATAGTACACGCTCATTTCCCTTCTTATCTGTAAATATATCTCAAAAAGTTATACGCCGCTTAAAGCTCAATAATGCCATGATTTCGGTATGAACAACTCTTCATATTTGGCAATGGCGAAGCGGTCCGTCATTGCTCCGATGAAATCGCACACGATAATCTGAGCAGGCTCCCCATACTCCTCCATCCGGGCGGTAAGATGCCCCGGAAGAAGCTCCATATGACGAAGATAATATTCATAAAGCGACTCCATCAGCATCTCTGCTTTCTTCTCCTCGCTCTTAGCTTCCTTGTTCTTGTACACTCGTTCAAACATGAATTCTCTCAGCTTCTTCATAGCCTCGGCTACCGGAGGCGACATCATGATATCGTCTCTGTCATAGCTGGTGGTTACCAAATCGTGAATGAAATGGTCCAGACGCTCTCCCGTGGTCTTTCCGATTACTTCTCCGATTTCCCCGGGAACATCGGACTCCTTCAAAATCCCGCCACGAATAGCATCGTCCATATCGTGATGGATATATGCAATCTTATCCGAAAATCGGACAATTTTTCCTTCCAATGTAAAGGGCATTCCCTTTGTCTGATGGTTGCGGATCCCGTCTCTGACCTCCTCCGTCAGATTAAGCCCCTGCCCATCCTTTTCTAAGCAGTCAACCGTACGGACGCTTTGTTCACTGTGACAGAAACCGTACGGGCACACTCTGTCAAGGGCACGCTCTCCCGCATGGCCGAAGGGTGTATGACCCAAATCGTGGCCTAAAGCAATGGCCTCTGCCAAATCCTCGTTCATACGAAGGGCCTTGGCAATGGTGCGGGCATTTTGAGATACTTCCAGTGTATGGGTCAGTCTCGTTCTATAATGATCGCCCTCCGGCGTTAAAAAGACCTGTGTCTTATCTTTCAGACGCCTGAATGCCTTACTATGCAGTATTCTGTCCCTATCCCGCTGATAGACCGGACGGATGTCACACTGCTCCTCCTCCCTCAGCCTGCCTCTGGAATTCATGCTTAATGATGCATAGGGACTTAAATATTCTTTTTCCCACTGTTCCATTTTCTCTCGAATCAAAATGGTCACCCGGCTTTTACCTCTACCTTTCACTGTCACACCAAAAACGTCCACTGTATTAAATATTCTCGGCCCGTTTAAAAATTCCTTTATTTTTTCTGTATTTTACAGTTATTTTTTTGTTTTGCACTTTAACGGCATAT includes:
- the dnaG gene encoding DNA primase, whose protein sequence is MYYPDELVEEVRLKNDIVDVISGYVRLQKKGSSHFGLCPFHNEKSPSFSVSGSKQMYYCFGCGAGGNVFTFIMEYENFTFPEAVKMLADRVKVDLPEIEYSEEVKKKEGKRNKLLEVNKEAAKYFYYQLRSQRGSIGYRYLADRQLSDEMMKKFGLGFSNVSSNDLVQYLRTKGYQDELIQEAGLASFDEKYGVHDKFWNRVMFPIQDINHRVIGFGGRVMGDAKPKYLNSPETMIFDKSRNLYGLNFARTSRQSNIILCEGYMDVIAMHQAGFTQAVASLGTAFTAGQANLLRRYTEEVLLAYDNDGAGVNAALRAISILKEVDLSGKVLNLEPYKDPDEFIKNLGTEAFRQRMEEAENSFFFELRIMEKEYNLKDPESKTKFHREIAKKLCGFPEEVERENYIEAVADKYNIGFDNLRKLVTSYAAQTGLVSPIVRPKSGIVEKKNTPEENRKKSQRLLITWIAEEPEVFAKIVKYISPEDFTEELYRKVADKLFEGLEQGKLNPAYIISLFTDEEDQREVAALFNTKLEELETKQEREKAFHDIVYTVKKNSYEYYSGRLGADVSSLKQVIAGKKALEELSKTHISLD
- a CDS encoding deoxyguanosinetriphosphate triphosphohydrolase yields the protein MLIREKMEQWEKEYLSPYASLSMNSRGRLREEEQCDIRPVYQRDRDRILHSKAFRRLKDKTQVFLTPEGDHYRTRLTHTLEVSQNARTIAKALRMNEDLAEAIALGHDLGHTPFGHAGERALDRVCPYGFCHSEQSVRTVDCLEKDGQGLNLTEEVRDGIRNHQTKGMPFTLEGKIVRFSDKIAYIHHDMDDAIRGGILKESDVPGEIGEVIGKTTGERLDHFIHDLVTTSYDRDDIMMSPPVAEAMKKLREFMFERVYKNKEAKSEEKKAEMLMESLYEYYLRHMELLPGHLTARMEEYGEPAQIIVCDFIGAMTDRFAIAKYEELFIPKSWHY